One genomic segment of Eikenella corrodens includes these proteins:
- a CDS encoding prolipoprotein diacylglyceryl transferase family protein has translation MAKISVTLQKIVYALVFCLLLPLLLQYWARHTSEVVRLPVPPYPLAGALLAAAGLSLILWAMHNLWYRGGGLPMNAFPPQHFVASGAYRLCRHPIYTGAVMLCTGTALYAQSPGGLWLVSPLFALLIVAYVAGFEREVMAKQFGARPMLHYSLFSLPPDNGHEVAFSRRLLLGLKVWLVWLLLYEAFVWLGVPSDAWYSNGAWDAAVPLWGFSVVFYALLYPWAGLLPLWLRQNRQLRGFALDAFWGMALIFYCYLIIPAAVRYSRLPENTLWLQWIALGREYDSAAAALPSFHVFWALLAARYSCLCRPQWRMVWALLAVLVIVSCLTTHNHTLADVLAGMAAYWAIRHRQPIYHALLRAAEYIANSWHEWRFGRLRLINHGFYAALGGVSGFLVLAYLLPQYLWAVWLLGVAGFIGAGLWAQWVEGSSALLRPFGYYGSVFGIVLAGCLIAAGSDLGGWTLLGAAALAACPIQLFGRCRCLIQGCCHGIPTDMPGIRFFHDKSRVCKLAGWQGKNLHPTQFYSIAANFLSFFLLWRLYRLQMPASFIAGMYLILSGAFRFVEESLRGEPQTPYFLGMRVYQWLALASVLAGILFTCLPSAPLFSGSLPAGWLLHAIAYFVLIWCVYGLDYPNSTLRFSRLTQE, from the coding sequence ATGGCAAAAATAAGCGTTACCCTGCAAAAAATTGTTTATGCCTTGGTGTTCTGCCTGCTGTTGCCGCTGCTGCTGCAATATTGGGCACGGCACACTTCGGAGGTGGTGCGGCTGCCGGTACCGCCCTACCCGCTGGCCGGCGCACTGCTGGCGGCGGCCGGACTCTCATTAATCCTGTGGGCGATGCACAACCTGTGGTACCGCGGCGGCGGCCTGCCGATGAATGCGTTTCCGCCACAGCATTTTGTGGCTTCCGGCGCCTACCGCCTGTGCCGCCACCCGATTTATACCGGCGCCGTCATGCTTTGCACGGGCACGGCACTGTATGCGCAGTCGCCCGGCGGGCTGTGGCTGGTATCGCCGCTGTTTGCATTGCTCATTGTGGCTTATGTGGCTGGCTTCGAGCGCGAGGTGATGGCCAAGCAGTTTGGCGCCCGGCCGATGCTTCACTACAGCCTGTTCAGCCTGCCGCCGGATAACGGGCATGAGGTGGCTTTCTCCAGGCGGCTATTGCTCGGGCTGAAGGTTTGGTTGGTATGGCTGCTGCTGTATGAAGCGTTTGTGTGGCTGGGGGTGCCGTCCGATGCGTGGTATAGCAACGGCGCTTGGGATGCGGCTGTGCCGCTGTGGGGCTTCAGCGTGGTGTTTTATGCGCTACTTTATCCGTGGGCCGGGTTGCTGCCGCTGTGGTTGCGGCAAAACCGCCAGCTGCGCGGCTTTGCCCTAGACGCATTCTGGGGCATGGCACTGATTTTCTATTGTTATCTGATTATTCCGGCTGCCGTGCGCTATAGCAGGCTACCTGAAAATACGTTATGGCTACAGTGGATTGCCCTGGGGCGTGAGTATGATAGCGCCGCAGCGGCGCTGCCTTCGTTTCATGTATTTTGGGCACTGTTGGCCGCACGATATTCTTGCCTATGCCGCCCGCAGTGGCGTATGGTATGGGCTTTGTTGGCGGTGCTGGTAATTGTCAGCTGCCTGACCACGCACAACCATACCTTGGCTGATGTGTTAGCCGGGATGGCCGCCTATTGGGCAATCCGACACCGGCAGCCGATCTACCACGCTCTGTTGCGCGCCGCCGAATATATTGCCAACTCGTGGCACGAATGGCGCTTTGGCCGCCTGCGGCTGATTAACCACGGCTTCTATGCCGCATTGGGCGGTGTGAGCGGTTTTCTGGTGTTGGCTTATCTGCTGCCGCAGTATTTATGGGCAGTGTGGCTGCTGGGGGTGGCCGGGTTTATCGGCGCGGGCCTATGGGCGCAATGGGTGGAAGGCTCATCGGCGCTGCTGCGCCCGTTTGGCTACTACGGCAGCGTGTTCGGCATCGTGTTGGCCGGCTGCCTGATTGCCGCCGGTTCGGATTTGGGCGGTTGGACGCTGCTGGGCGCGGCTGCACTGGCTGCCTGCCCCATCCAGCTTTTCGGCCGCTGCCGCTGCCTGATTCAGGGCTGCTGCCACGGTATCCCCACCGATATGCCTGGCATCCGCTTTTTCCATGATAAATCGCGTGTGTGCAAACTGGCCGGCTGGCAGGGGAAAAATCTGCACCCCACCCAATTTTATTCCATCGCCGCCAATTTTCTGAGCTTTTTCCTGCTGTGGCGCTTATACCGGCTGCAAATGCCTGCTTCGTTTATCGCCGGTATGTATTTGATTCTCAGCGGTGCGTTCCGCTTTGTGGAAGAATCGCTGCGCGGCGAACCGCAAACGCCGTATTTTCTCGGCATGCGCGTATACCAATGGCTGGCTCTGGCATCGGTGCTGGCGGGCATCTTGTTTACCTGTCTGCCTTCGGCTCCGCTGTTTTCAGGTAGCCTTCCTGCCGGCTGGCTGCTGCATGCCATTGCCTATTTCGTATTGATCTGGTGCGTGTACGGTTTGGATTACCCAAACAGTACATTGCGTTTTTCCCGGCTAACCCAAGAATAA
- the ppc gene encoding phosphoenolpyruvate carboxylase has translation MMPEPSGQHPYKDAPLFDDVAFLTGALQTVLAAQTDCPVQEAVAALLGGEAPQDVVTRSLPQLNDQQLEDLIRACSLFAQILNIAEDAHHQRRRLAHSQTRDNAKSTFGHTLDLLQQQGVSAEALQQQLNHTEVAAVLTAHPTEVQRQTTLTLHRQIRNLLDQRANQAGQNEERLQQQVQTMLWTLWQTNENRHFKITVADEISNGIMYFPLSFFSAVPGVYRKLEAALQVAFPHTRLPNVLHIGGWIGGDRDGNPFVSADTLRTAFAQQASAVFRFYRSQLYKLYEELPMSIRRVNVSPEVLALSAKSPDTERAHEEEPYRRALAYILARTVATAHRFGSGLGSQFGLLEPYDTVEEFLADLHIVHTSLCANGSRLLADGRLADLIRAASVFRFYLMPLDLRQHAQKHIDVVAELFAAAGLEDFAALNEAERERVLLRELSSPRPLHSPFARYSEDTEHELAIFRAAAEIKAGFGEEAIRQSIISNAENVSEMLALALIMKETGLLRLNTEGLPESRLNIVPLFETIEALQDCIGVMDHLFSLPWYRHLLADRSNIQEIMLGYSDSNKDGGYVTSQWVLYQAEQALVKLFAKHQVRLRLFHGRGGSVGRGGGPSYEAVLAQPAGSVAGQIRITEQGEVITAKYADADNAERNLETLVAAALEASLLPHRTEEPDAALMQSLSDAAFAYYRELITHPDFVGYFLQTSPINEIASLNIGSRPASRKTLARIQDLRAIPWVFSWTQNRLMLPAWYGFGSAVEQLLRDNPANLEHLRHMVQHSAFFQAMLSNMEQVMAKADLDIARAYVGLADQPQAAQAMFELIAGEFERSRRALLQLIEQDHLLTDNRSLARSLALRIPYLNALNWLQVALLARLRQHPGNPQLIHLIHLTINGVAQGLRNTG, from the coding sequence ATGATGCCCGAACCTTCCGGCCAACATCCCTACAAAGACGCGCCGCTCTTCGACGACGTTGCCTTCCTCACCGGCGCGCTGCAAACCGTGCTGGCCGCGCAAACCGACTGCCCCGTGCAGGAAGCCGTGGCCGCGCTGCTGGGCGGCGAAGCGCCGCAAGACGTGGTAACACGCAGCCTGCCGCAGCTCAACGACCAACAGCTGGAAGACCTCATCCGCGCCTGCAGCCTGTTTGCACAAATCCTCAATATTGCCGAAGACGCACACCACCAACGCCGCCGTCTGGCGCACAGCCAAACCCGCGACAACGCCAAATCCACCTTCGGCCACACCCTTGATTTGCTGCAACAGCAAGGCGTAAGCGCCGAAGCCTTACAGCAGCAGCTAAACCACACCGAAGTGGCCGCTGTGCTCACCGCGCATCCCACCGAAGTGCAGCGCCAAACCACCCTCACCCTGCACCGCCAAATCCGCAACCTGCTCGACCAACGCGCCAACCAGGCCGGGCAAAACGAAGAACGCTTGCAGCAGCAGGTGCAAACCATGCTGTGGACGCTGTGGCAAACCAATGAAAACCGTCATTTCAAAATTACGGTAGCCGATGAAATCAGCAACGGCATCATGTATTTTCCGCTCAGCTTCTTCAGCGCCGTGCCCGGCGTATACCGCAAGCTGGAAGCCGCCCTTCAGGTAGCCTTTCCGCACACCCGCCTGCCCAATGTGCTGCACATCGGCGGCTGGATCGGCGGCGACCGCGACGGCAACCCTTTCGTTTCCGCCGACACCCTGCGCACAGCTTTCGCCCAGCAGGCCAGCGCCGTGTTCCGCTTCTACCGCAGCCAGCTCTACAAACTGTATGAAGAGCTGCCGATGTCAATCCGGCGCGTGAACGTGAGCCCCGAAGTGTTGGCTTTATCAGCTAAATCTCCCGACACCGAACGCGCCCACGAAGAAGAGCCCTACCGCCGCGCCCTGGCCTATATTCTCGCCCGCACCGTGGCCACCGCCCACCGTTTCGGCAGCGGCTTGGGCAGCCAGTTTGGCCTACTCGAACCGTATGACACGGTGGAAGAATTTTTAGCCGACCTGCACATCGTGCACACTTCCTTGTGCGCCAACGGCAGCCGCCTGCTGGCCGACGGCCGCTTGGCCGACCTGATCCGTGCCGCTTCCGTGTTCCGCTTTTATCTGATGCCGCTAGATTTGCGCCAACACGCCCAAAAACATATCGACGTGGTAGCCGAGCTCTTTGCAGCTGCCGGCTTGGAAGACTTCGCCGCGCTGAACGAAGCCGAGCGCGAACGTGTGCTGCTGCGCGAACTGTCTTCCCCGCGCCCGCTCCACAGCCCGTTCGCCCGATACAGCGAAGATACCGAACACGAGCTGGCCATCTTCCGTGCCGCTGCCGAAATTAAAGCCGGCTTCGGCGAGGAAGCCATCCGCCAAAGCATCATCTCCAATGCCGAAAACGTAAGCGAAATGCTTGCCTTGGCCTTGATTATGAAAGAAACCGGCCTGTTGCGCCTAAACACCGAAGGGCTACCTGAAAGCCGGCTCAATATCGTGCCGCTGTTTGAAACTATCGAAGCGCTGCAAGACTGCATCGGCGTGATGGATCATCTTTTCTCCCTGCCGTGGTACCGCCACCTGCTCGCCGACCGCAGCAATATTCAGGAAATCATGCTCGGCTATTCCGACAGCAATAAAGACGGCGGTTATGTAACCAGCCAATGGGTGCTGTATCAGGCCGAGCAAGCTTTGGTGAAACTGTTTGCCAAACACCAAGTACGCCTGCGCCTATTCCACGGGCGCGGCGGCAGCGTGGGGCGTGGCGGCGGCCCTTCCTACGAAGCCGTACTGGCACAACCAGCCGGCAGCGTGGCCGGACAAATCCGCATCACCGAGCAGGGCGAAGTCATCACCGCCAAATATGCCGATGCCGACAACGCCGAGCGCAACCTCGAAACCTTGGTGGCCGCCGCGCTGGAAGCCAGCCTGCTGCCGCACCGCACCGAAGAGCCCGATGCCGCGCTGATGCAGTCGCTCTCCGACGCCGCCTTCGCCTACTACCGCGAGCTCATCACCCATCCCGATTTCGTGGGCTATTTCCTGCAAACCAGCCCGATCAACGAAATCGCCAGCCTCAACATCGGCAGCCGCCCCGCCAGCCGCAAAACCCTAGCGCGAATACAGGATTTGCGCGCCATCCCTTGGGTGTTCTCCTGGACGCAAAACCGCCTGATGCTGCCTGCTTGGTATGGCTTCGGCAGTGCTGTTGAACAGCTCTTGCGCGACAACCCTGCCAATCTCGAGCACCTGCGCCATATGGTGCAGCACAGCGCCTTCTTCCAAGCCATGCTCTCCAATATGGAGCAGGTAATGGCCAAAGCGGATTTAGACATTGCCCGTGCCTACGTCGGCCTGGCCGACCAGCCGCAAGCCGCCCAAGCCATGTTTGAACTCATTGCAGGCGAGTTCGAACGCAGCCGTCGCGCCCTGTTACAATTAATCGAGCAAGACCACCTGCTCACCGACAACCGCAGCCTCGCCCGCTCCCTGGCTCTGCGCATTCCCTACCTGAACGCGCTCAACTGGCTTCAGGTAGCCCTGCTCGCCCGCTTGCGCCAGCACCCGGGCAACCCGCAGCTCATCCACCTGATCCACCTCACCATCAA